The following are encoded together in the Meriones unguiculatus strain TT.TT164.6M chromosome 16, Bangor_MerUng_6.1, whole genome shotgun sequence genome:
- the LOC110543088 gene encoding class II histocompatibility antigen, M beta 1 chain isoform X2, whose translation MAALLLLLSLSLGCVGVGGFVAHVESTCLLDDDGVPKDFTYCVSFNKDLLACWDPEEGHVAPCEFGTLANLAMFISQYLNKDDSLIQRLHNGLQDCGTHTQPFWDALTHRTRPPSVQVAPATPFNTREPVMLACYVWGFYPADVTIVWMKNGQLVSPHGGSKTAQPNGDWTYQAVSYLALTPSYGDVYTCVVQHAGTPKPVREDWMVGLSPIQTVKVSVSAATLGLGVIVFCLGLFSWRKSRSSRWH comes from the exons ATGGCCGcactcctgctgctgctcagcctcagcctgggctgtgtgggCGTAG GTGGCTTTGTGGCTCACGTGGAAAGCACCTGCCTGCTGGATGATGACGGGGTTCCGAAGGACTTCACCTACTGCGTCTCCTTCAACAAAGACCTGCTGGCCTGCTGGGATCCGGAGGAAGGACACGTAGCCCCCTGCGAATTCGGGACGCTGGCTAACTTGGCCATGTTCATTTCACAGTACCTCAACAAAGACGACAGCCTGATCCAGCGCTTGCACAATGGCCTCCAGGACTGTGGGACGCACACCCAGCCCTTCTGGGATGCGCTGACCCACAGAACGC GACCGCCATCTGTCCAAGTAGCCCCAGCCACTCCCTTTAACACGAGGGAGCCTGTGATGCTGGCCTGCTACGTCTGGGGCTTCTATCCGGCGGACGTGACCATCGTCTGGATGAAGAATGGGCAGCTAGTCTCTCCTCACGGCGGCAGCAAGACGGCCCAGCCCAACGGAGACTGGACATACCAGGCCGTCTCCTACCTAGCCCTCACCCCCTCCTATGGGGATGTCTACACCTGTGTGGTGCAGCATGCCGGGACCCCCAAGCCCGTCCGTGAGGACTGGA TGGTCGGGCTGTCCCCCATCCAGACGGTGAAGGTCTCTGTGTCTGCAGCCACCCTTGGCCTGGGCGTCATCGTCTTCTGTCTTGGTTTGTTCAGCTGGCGGAAGTCTCGCTCCTCCA GATGGCACTAG
- the LOC110543088 gene encoding class II histocompatibility antigen, M beta 1 chain isoform X1, producing the protein MAALLLLLSLSLGCVGVGGFVAHVESTCLLDDDGVPKDFTYCVSFNKDLLACWDPEEGHVAPCEFGTLANLAMFISQYLNKDDSLIQRLHNGLQDCGTHTQPFWDALTHRTRPPSVQVAPATPFNTREPVMLACYVWGFYPADVTIVWMKNGQLVSPHGGSKTAQPNGDWTYQAVSYLALTPSYGDVYTCVVQHAGTPKPVREDWMVGLSPIQTVKVSVSAATLGLGVIVFCLGLFSWRKSRSSSYIPLPGSTYPEGWH; encoded by the exons ATGGCCGcactcctgctgctgctcagcctcagcctgggctgtgtgggCGTAG GTGGCTTTGTGGCTCACGTGGAAAGCACCTGCCTGCTGGATGATGACGGGGTTCCGAAGGACTTCACCTACTGCGTCTCCTTCAACAAAGACCTGCTGGCCTGCTGGGATCCGGAGGAAGGACACGTAGCCCCCTGCGAATTCGGGACGCTGGCTAACTTGGCCATGTTCATTTCACAGTACCTCAACAAAGACGACAGCCTGATCCAGCGCTTGCACAATGGCCTCCAGGACTGTGGGACGCACACCCAGCCCTTCTGGGATGCGCTGACCCACAGAACGC GACCGCCATCTGTCCAAGTAGCCCCAGCCACTCCCTTTAACACGAGGGAGCCTGTGATGCTGGCCTGCTACGTCTGGGGCTTCTATCCGGCGGACGTGACCATCGTCTGGATGAAGAATGGGCAGCTAGTCTCTCCTCACGGCGGCAGCAAGACGGCCCAGCCCAACGGAGACTGGACATACCAGGCCGTCTCCTACCTAGCCCTCACCCCCTCCTATGGGGATGTCTACACCTGTGTGGTGCAGCATGCCGGGACCCCCAAGCCCGTCCGTGAGGACTGGA TGGTCGGGCTGTCCCCCATCCAGACGGTGAAGGTCTCTGTGTCTGCAGCCACCCTTGGCCTGGGCGTCATCGTCTTCTGTCTTGGTTTGTTCAGCTGGCGGAAGTCTCGCTCCTCCA GCTACATTCCTCTCCCAGGATCCACGTACCCGGAAG GATGGCACTAG
- the LOC110543060 gene encoding class II histocompatibility antigen, M alpha chain has protein sequence MDREQRPGARLLRLLQLLWLLPRCWAVPDAPTPVRGDGPRNHTFRHTVFCQDREPRVGLSESYDEDQLFSYDFQQSSRVPRLPDFAQWAQEQGDAAAISFDKDFCQFLVREVSPQAEGQIPVSRGLPIAEVFTLKPLEYGKPNTLVCFISNLFPPTLTVTWEHQSAPVEGASPTTISAIDGLTFQAFSYLNFTPEPFDLYTCIVTHEIDRYTAIAFWVPQNALPSDLLENVLCGMAFGLGVLGIIVGTAFFVHAWRPCSGG, from the exons ATGGACCGCGAGCAGAGGCCGGGGGCCCGGCTGCTgaggctgctgcagctgctgtggctgctgccccGCTGCTGGGCGGTGCCCGACG CGCCGACCCCGGTGCGGGGGGACGGCCCTCGGAACCACACGTTCCGGCACACTGTCTTCTGCCAGGACCGGGAGCCCAGGGTCGGGCTGTCTGAGAGCTACGATGAAGACCAGCTGTTCTCCTACGACTTCCAGCAGAGCAGCAGGGTGCCCCGGCTGCCTGACTTTGCCCAGTGGGCTCAGGAGCAGGGAGATGCTGCCGCCATTTCATTTGACAAAGACTTCTGCCAGTTTCTGGTCCGGGAAGTGAGCCCACAGGCTGAAGGGCAAATCCCGGTGTCCAGAG gctTGCCGATAGCTGAGGTGTTCACACTGAAGCCCCTGGAGTACGGCAAGCCCAACACGCTGGTCTGCTTCATCAGCAACCTCTTCCCACCCACCCTGACGGTGACCTGGGAGCACCAGTCCGCCCCCGTGGAGGGAGCCAGCCCCACGACCATCTCGGCCATCGACGGACTCACCTTCCAGGCCTTCTCTTACTTAAACTTCACACCGGAGCCCTTTGACCTTTACACTTGCATCGTGACCCATGAGATTGATCGTTACACAGCAATCGCCTTTTGGG TGCCCCAGAATGCCCTGCCTTCGGATCTCCTAGAGAATGTTCTGTGTGGTATGGCCTTCGGCCTAGGTGTCCTGGGCATCATCGTGGGCACTGCCTTCTTCGTCCACGCCTGGAGACCTTGCTCAGGTG gctGA